From Apium graveolens cultivar Ventura unplaced genomic scaffold, ASM990537v1 ctg6790, whole genome shotgun sequence, one genomic window encodes:
- the LOC141703582 gene encoding uncharacterized protein LOC141703582 — translation MVDMITFVDPGMIGALGCGSPGERSKSLSIRFRNAKPGQIFLLPYNAVNHWTLTAVNPDSQTVYHMYPLKRRIATEEWTEVIDNAIKLYQEKAKKFLKKKISWENLGGVPVQTGSKDCGLFIMGYMKEICADMELKFHEKWLRRSNLSYGMKELKEIKTEWAKYFMKKHAT, via the exons ATGGTTGACATGATAACGTTTGTTGATCCTGGGATGATAGGCGCACTTGGTTGTGGTAGTCCAGGAGAGAGGTCAAAATCCTTATCTATCAGATTCAGGAACGCTAAACCAGGACAAATTTTCCTGCTACCATATAATGCTGT GAATCATTGGACGCTCACTGCTGTAAATCCAGATTCACAAACTGTTTATCACATGTACCCATTGAAGCGCAGGATTGCAACTGAAGAATGGACAGAAGTGATTGACAA TGCCATCAAACTCTACCAGGAaaaagcaaagaagttcttaaagAAGAAAATATCTTGGGAGAATCTGGGG GGGGTACCTGTCCAAACTGGGAGCAAAGATTGTGGTTTGTTTATAATGGGTTACATGAAAGAGAtttgtgccgatatggaattaaAATTTCATGAGAAG TGGTTACGCAGAAGCAACCTAAGTTATGGCATGAAAGAACTGAAAGAGATAAAGACTGAATGGGCAAAGTACTTCATGAAGAAGCATGCCACTTGA